One Lacticaseibacillus rhamnosus genomic window carries:
- a CDS encoding glycosyl hydrolase 115 family protein — MSKDTFVISRKTDVHTDNMANPVLKNAVDILQRDIQKATTGEADANQITLVLKKDADQKVPDTFTMHYVSPRKVEIVAATTRGLMYGALAVSREVLGIDDFWYFMDTPIKKQSTVSWTDFSQHLPDFQTKYRGWFVNDELLVAAWQDHDSKDYVWDRIYETLLRVGGNLVVPGTDKESRYHRNGARDMGLIIAHHHAEPLGSEMFARVYPTLEASYLKYPELFKKLWRDSILEQRGHEVVYGLGFRGQGDRPFWLDDASHQWTDEEKAKVINDTIKLQYDMVQELDPGAQCSVSIYGELTGLFNKGLLKLPQDVIEIWADNGYGKMVSRRQWDDDPRSPVLTIPNKAHRARGIYYHVTFHDLQASSFLTLLPNSPHFVAEELEKVRKAKMDTLELINVGNVKPHILFIREVARSWRRDYQVHSEEAIIKDYVSHYYSEAQKEITTIYEDYFKAPIQYGPHDDQKAGDEFATYLIRKVVKAWMGHYPQLEEMKWLTGDVSLDDQLTKVTELIDTKYAEWDRLYRRAVQVYADIMGQQPQRLFYNDMLLGIAVHACSLHALRASIQAYRHYQQAEIVHAFLGADEAVRANDEIIRLRRDNPSPKWVDFFHNDAYSNIELNAIKLRRLRSYLRVLGDGSDEDVWERKYLMEPADARVMLLSNTHLALSDDQIAKKLREQLIDEK; from the coding sequence ATGTCAAAAGACACCTTTGTTATTTCTAGAAAAACGGATGTTCATACCGATAATATGGCAAATCCGGTTTTAAAAAACGCTGTGGATATTTTACAAAGAGATATTCAAAAAGCAACCACTGGCGAGGCAGATGCGAATCAAATTACTTTGGTATTGAAAAAAGATGCCGATCAAAAAGTTCCTGATACGTTCACGATGCATTATGTTAGCCCACGGAAAGTTGAAATTGTTGCAGCAACGACCCGTGGCTTGATGTATGGTGCCTTAGCTGTTTCTCGTGAAGTGCTTGGAATTGATGACTTCTGGTACTTTATGGATACGCCTATTAAGAAGCAATCGACAGTTAGTTGGACCGACTTCAGTCAACATTTACCCGATTTCCAGACAAAGTATCGTGGTTGGTTCGTTAACGATGAATTGCTGGTTGCAGCTTGGCAGGATCACGATTCCAAAGATTACGTTTGGGATCGCATCTACGAAACCTTACTTCGGGTTGGCGGTAATCTTGTCGTTCCGGGGACCGATAAAGAAAGCCGTTATCATCGTAATGGAGCTCGTGACATGGGTCTTATCATCGCCCATCACCACGCTGAACCACTTGGATCGGAAATGTTTGCCCGTGTTTATCCTACCCTTGAAGCTTCTTACTTGAAATATCCTGAACTCTTTAAAAAGCTTTGGCGCGATAGCATTTTAGAACAGCGTGGGCATGAAGTGGTTTATGGATTAGGGTTCCGGGGTCAGGGCGATCGACCGTTTTGGTTGGATGATGCGTCACATCAGTGGACTGATGAGGAAAAAGCGAAAGTCATTAATGATACCATCAAACTTCAATACGATATGGTTCAAGAACTTGATCCAGGTGCGCAATGCTCAGTTAGCATTTACGGTGAATTGACGGGTTTGTTCAATAAAGGCTTGCTTAAATTGCCACAAGACGTGATTGAGATCTGGGCTGACAATGGCTATGGCAAGATGGTCTCTCGGCGGCAATGGGATGATGATCCGCGTTCACCAGTTTTGACCATTCCTAATAAGGCACACCGCGCTCGGGGTATCTACTATCATGTCACCTTCCATGATTTACAGGCATCCAGTTTCCTGACATTATTGCCAAACAGTCCGCATTTTGTGGCTGAAGAGCTTGAAAAAGTTCGCAAAGCTAAGATGGATACTTTGGAATTAATCAACGTCGGCAATGTTAAACCGCATATCTTATTTATTCGCGAAGTTGCCCGTTCATGGCGCCGAGACTATCAGGTACATAGTGAAGAAGCGATCATTAAGGACTATGTATCACATTACTATTCCGAAGCTCAAAAAGAAATTACAACGATCTACGAAGATTATTTCAAGGCACCCATCCAGTATGGCCCACACGATGACCAAAAAGCCGGCGATGAGTTCGCTACTTATCTAATCCGGAAAGTTGTCAAAGCTTGGATGGGTCATTACCCACAACTTGAAGAAATGAAATGGTTGACAGGCGATGTTTCACTCGATGATCAGCTTACCAAGGTTACAGAGTTGATTGATACAAAATACGCGGAATGGGATCGCCTGTATCGCCGAGCCGTTCAAGTTTACGCAGATATTATGGGTCAACAACCGCAGCGGCTTTTCTATAACGACATGTTGTTGGGAATTGCTGTCCACGCATGTTCACTCCATGCCTTACGTGCTAGCATTCAGGCCTACCGTCATTATCAGCAGGCAGAAATTGTCCATGCCTTCCTTGGTGCAGATGAGGCTGTGCGTGCCAATGATGAAATTATCCGTTTGCGGCGGGACAATCCATCACCAAAATGGGTGGACTTTTTCCATAATGATGCCTATTCAAACATCGAATTGAATGCAATCAAGTTACGGCGCTTGCGTTCTTATCTGCGCGTCTTAGGCGACGGGTCAGATGAGGATGTATGGGAACGTAAATATCTGATGGAGCCAGCAGATGCCCGGGTTATGTTACTTTCTAACACCCACTTGGCACTTTCGGATGATCAAATTGCTAAGAAGTTACGTGAACAACTCATTGACGAAAAGTAG
- a CDS encoding heavy metal translocating P-type ATPase — protein sequence MKKNWQLMMVLVVSAVALVFAFILKQPLIAQGLITVMGSIIALIMFGGMVKTIRSGNFGVDLLAITAVVATLAVSQYWAAMIVLLMLTGGDALESYAATKASSELKQLLENAPTTAHRLVDGHVEDVDVDAVQVGETILVKPQEVVPVDGTVLEGESLVDEASLTGESKPVAKNAGSDIMSGTINGDSALTVKVTQRAEDSQYQGIIKLVKESEARPAHFVRMADRYAVPFTLVAYVIAGLGWVLSGDPVRFAQVLVVASPCPLILAAPIAMVSGMSRNSRNGIIVKSGTTLEKLSDARTFAFDKTGTVTRGILKVATVLPQAGFSQDELLNLAASAEGQSTHILARSLTDAVPAADRLPASEVSEATSFGVYATVDGHKVKVGKAEFAGAKETLDTTAVYVNVDGQYAGAITFSDQIRPEAKETMTKLHELNDANLIMISGDQQSIADKVAREVGIDQVYAEQLPQQKIEVLDNVPKDDRPVVMVGDGVNDAPSLAIADVGIAMGAHGATAASESADAVVLRDDLAKVAAATLIAKETMVIAKQSVLIGIAICTGLMLIASFGVIPTIIGAMLQEVVDTVTILYALRARNGLHRQALVDPVRAEARA from the coding sequence ATGAAGAAGAACTGGCAGCTTATGATGGTGCTTGTTGTGAGTGCTGTGGCGCTGGTCTTTGCGTTCATATTAAAACAGCCATTGATTGCTCAGGGACTGATTACAGTCATGGGGTCAATTATTGCTTTGATTATGTTCGGCGGCATGGTCAAGACCATTCGTTCAGGTAATTTCGGGGTTGATTTGTTAGCAATTACGGCGGTAGTCGCCACTTTGGCAGTCAGTCAGTATTGGGCAGCGATGATTGTTTTGCTGATGCTGACTGGTGGGGACGCCTTGGAAAGTTATGCTGCGACAAAAGCCAGCAGTGAACTGAAGCAGTTATTAGAAAACGCACCAACGACAGCTCATCGGTTGGTTGATGGCCACGTTGAAGATGTTGACGTTGATGCCGTTCAAGTGGGCGAGACGATTTTGGTTAAGCCTCAAGAAGTTGTTCCAGTCGATGGTACGGTTTTGGAAGGCGAGAGTTTGGTGGATGAAGCCAGTTTGACCGGTGAATCCAAACCAGTTGCCAAAAACGCAGGTAGTGACATCATGTCTGGGACGATCAACGGGGATTCGGCATTAACCGTTAAAGTTACGCAGCGAGCAGAAGACAGTCAATATCAGGGAATCATTAAACTTGTTAAGGAATCCGAAGCTCGTCCGGCTCATTTCGTCCGGATGGCAGACCGGTATGCGGTACCATTTACGTTAGTTGCTTATGTCATTGCCGGCTTGGGTTGGGTCTTATCTGGCGACCCGGTTCGGTTTGCACAGGTACTGGTTGTCGCATCGCCTTGTCCATTGATTCTGGCGGCACCGATTGCCATGGTTTCGGGTATGAGTCGCAATAGCCGTAACGGGATTATTGTGAAGTCGGGGACCACCCTTGAAAAATTGAGTGACGCTCGGACTTTCGCTTTTGATAAAACCGGAACCGTCACCCGTGGTATTTTGAAAGTCGCGACAGTTTTACCGCAGGCCGGTTTTTCCCAAGATGAGCTTTTGAATCTAGCTGCCAGTGCAGAAGGCCAATCGACCCATATCTTGGCGCGCTCGTTGACAGACGCAGTGCCAGCAGCAGATCGGCTGCCGGCAAGCGAAGTCAGTGAAGCAACTAGTTTCGGTGTTTATGCAACCGTTGACGGGCATAAGGTTAAAGTCGGCAAGGCTGAGTTCGCCGGTGCAAAAGAGACTTTGGATACAACGGCGGTTTATGTCAATGTCGATGGCCAATATGCCGGTGCCATTACCTTTTCCGACCAAATTCGGCCTGAAGCAAAAGAAACCATGACCAAATTGCACGAATTAAACGATGCCAACTTGATCATGATCTCTGGTGACCAACAATCCATTGCCGATAAGGTCGCTCGAGAAGTCGGTATTGACCAAGTGTATGCTGAGCAATTGCCGCAGCAAAAGATTGAAGTGCTGGACAATGTGCCTAAGGATGATCGTCCCGTTGTCATGGTGGGTGACGGGGTCAACGATGCACCATCGCTGGCGATTGCCGATGTTGGGATTGCCATGGGTGCACATGGCGCAACGGCTGCCAGTGAATCAGCAGACGCGGTGGTGTTACGCGATGATCTAGCAAAAGTGGCAGCAGCAACCTTGATTGCCAAAGAAACCATGGTCATTGCCAAGCAGTCAGTGCTGATCGGGATTGCGATTTGTACCGGATTGATGCTCATTGCCAGCTTCGGCGTGATTCCAACGATTATTGGCGCCATGTTGCAAGAAGTCGTCGATACGGTCACCATTTTATACGCGCTGCGGGCACGTAATGGCTTGCATCGGCAGGCGTTGGTTGATCCGGTTCGCGCAGAAGCACGTGCTTAA
- a CDS encoding helix-turn-helix domain-containing protein, giving the protein MPSIFNGVPWYDQHQQVVNASGGCLIQENGNYYLFGEYHQPDSITFAGFSRYVSTDLEHWKDTGLALSPQPSGLLGPHRIGDRVKVIQAKTGQYIMLMHTDDERTFDPVVAYATADHLTDTFEFQGPLRYENQTIRMWHIGSFTDDDGTNYLLTHEGDIYRLAADGKTAEAKVISNIAPGTEAPAMFHFNDHYFFLASQKTSWDHNDNIYFTADRLNGPWTPHGPFCPSGTLTYNSQTAFVTLITTAKGTVPLYLGDRHTYPYLNNSTHVWLPLTVNGTELSIPHYWPRWDWYEQDAQPMTFNSLAWTGQTSDASVTLSFYGTNITITGQTSPQGGFAKMTLRDKEGHIRSQVYTDFYSILTEETVCFRSPTEQPDHYQLLIEAMGIHGDWYDKSRRRYGSDGNHVTISGYSIDNPTDKDTKAAVTYHASKQAFMIHKMGHHWTQSAVARPEGSAYYQWLQSDIGEGELTIGDQQIHLRPGQGILINLHTSYAYHPVTSLWQTSYLSFGGTIIDAMIPGIHTSNSIFFPVLGSEVLGFIHTQMRHRHEHHYQDEHASSIIQDFLTKLKPYTARLKADPTKQKLAEQTLTLLQQHFEEDLTNDQLAEMTNYSVQYMLQTFHELYQTTPRRLLTIYRIIKAKQLLIEQPDLPLLQVALQAGFNSETYMIRAFKRQENLTPGQFRTVVHQLRS; this is encoded by the coding sequence GTGCCAAGCATTTTCAATGGCGTTCCCTGGTATGATCAGCATCAACAAGTCGTTAATGCTTCTGGCGGCTGTTTGATTCAAGAAAATGGTAACTATTATTTATTCGGTGAATATCATCAACCTGATTCAATTACCTTTGCCGGATTCTCACGGTACGTGTCAACCGACTTAGAACATTGGAAAGATACCGGTCTCGCACTTTCTCCTCAGCCGTCTGGTCTTTTAGGTCCGCATCGAATTGGTGACCGTGTCAAAGTGATTCAAGCCAAAACCGGGCAGTATATCATGCTGATGCACACCGATGATGAACGTACATTTGATCCGGTTGTGGCGTATGCTACAGCCGATCATTTAACCGATACGTTTGAGTTTCAAGGCCCGCTACGTTATGAGAACCAAACAATCCGCATGTGGCATATCGGTAGTTTTACAGACGATGATGGTACTAATTATCTGTTAACGCATGAAGGTGACATCTATCGCCTAGCTGCTGATGGAAAAACAGCTGAAGCTAAAGTCATTAGTAATATTGCTCCTGGCACCGAGGCTCCTGCAATGTTTCACTTCAACGATCATTATTTCTTTCTGGCATCACAAAAAACCAGCTGGGATCATAACGATAATATTTATTTTACCGCTGACCGTTTAAACGGGCCTTGGACACCACACGGCCCATTTTGCCCATCAGGAACATTGACTTACAACTCGCAAACCGCTTTTGTCACACTCATCACGACTGCAAAGGGAACGGTTCCTTTATATTTAGGTGATCGCCACACTTACCCTTACCTGAACAACAGCACCCATGTCTGGTTACCATTAACGGTCAACGGTACTGAGTTATCAATTCCTCATTATTGGCCAAGATGGGATTGGTATGAACAAGATGCCCAACCGATGACTTTTAATTCCTTGGCATGGACTGGCCAGACAAGTGATGCTAGCGTAACCCTTTCTTTTTATGGCACCAATATTACGATCACCGGACAGACCAGTCCCCAAGGCGGTTTTGCTAAAATGACGCTTCGTGATAAAGAAGGGCATATCAGATCTCAAGTTTATACAGACTTTTACAGTATCCTGACCGAGGAGACGGTCTGTTTCCGTTCACCCACTGAGCAACCCGACCATTATCAACTATTGATTGAAGCAATGGGCATTCACGGTGACTGGTATGATAAGTCGCGTCGACGCTATGGGAGTGACGGTAATCATGTAACGATCAGCGGTTACAGTATTGATAACCCCACTGATAAAGATACTAAAGCCGCTGTGACCTACCACGCTAGTAAACAGGCATTTATGATTCATAAAATGGGCCATCACTGGACGCAATCAGCAGTGGCAAGACCTGAAGGCAGTGCTTATTACCAATGGCTGCAAAGTGACATTGGCGAAGGGGAGCTGACCATTGGCGACCAACAAATTCATTTGCGACCGGGTCAAGGCATCCTCATTAATCTTCACACTAGTTACGCTTATCACCCGGTTACATCCCTTTGGCAGACCAGTTATCTTAGTTTTGGCGGTACGATCATTGACGCAATGATCCCGGGTATTCACACTTCAAATTCAATCTTCTTTCCAGTCCTTGGCTCAGAAGTGTTGGGTTTTATCCATACCCAAATGCGCCATCGTCATGAACATCATTACCAAGACGAACATGCCTCATCTATCATCCAAGATTTCTTAACCAAGCTAAAACCTTATACCGCACGTTTAAAGGCTGATCCTACCAAGCAAAAACTAGCTGAACAGACTCTAACTTTATTACAGCAGCATTTTGAAGAAGACCTAACCAATGACCAGCTTGCGGAAATGACAAATTATAGTGTGCAATATATGTTGCAAACTTTTCATGAGTTATATCAAACAACACCGCGGCGTCTTCTAACGATCTATCGGATTATTAAGGCAAAACAATTGCTGATCGAACAACCTGATCTACCATTATTGCAAGTCGCTTTACAAGCAGGATTTAACTCCGAAACTTATATGATTCGTGCATTTAAACGCCAGGAAAACTTGACACCAGGGCAATTTCGCACAGTTGTCCATCAATTACGTTCGTGA
- a CDS encoding Hsp20/alpha crystallin family protein: MANDLMRRNDWLNDPFFNDLGRHIFDSFTPTRGVDNSRLLKTDIQENDESYVVKVDVPGIEKQNINLSYDHDVLSIAVKHEEQADHSDKEGNMLMSERSYGRMSRSYRLPSVDEGKISAKVSDGVLTIDLPKMAAEQQEGHQITID, translated from the coding sequence ATGGCTAATGATCTTATGCGGCGGAATGATTGGTTGAATGATCCATTCTTCAATGATTTGGGACGGCATATTTTTGACAGCTTTACGCCAACTCGTGGGGTTGACAACAGTCGCCTGCTGAAAACGGATATTCAGGAAAATGACGAGTCATATGTTGTGAAGGTTGATGTGCCTGGAATCGAGAAGCAAAATATCAATTTAAGCTATGACCATGATGTTCTCAGCATTGCAGTTAAACATGAGGAACAGGCTGATCATTCAGACAAGGAAGGCAATATGCTAATGTCTGAACGCAGCTATGGCCGCATGAGCCGCAGCTATCGGTTGCCAAGCGTTGATGAAGGTAAGATTAGTGCTAAAGTCAGTGATGGCGTTTTGACCATTGATTTACCAAAGATGGCAGCTGAGCAGCAGGAAGGGCATCAGATTACGATCGATTGA
- a CDS encoding MFS transporter → MQNKKGVVHDGWDEYASKSIYHARGKKIGIGRSLGFGVFSMFSISMQGLVGAWLLFFYTTFCGLSAGQGATIFLIGRVADAIASLVMGNISDNIYKYKIGRMFGRRHIFILAAAPSVLFAITLWVAGMSYWYYLITYVITTVLMSVLQIPWETLPNEMTKDYNERTTLSTTRMVIAGLGNMLAQFVPAQLFRFYPKTSPMPYLIMQIMFSVVTFFLILITYKTTWEHFVTKNEAKKLAAQALEDNGGKKSSLKSELRNYFSTFKIKSFRTHMGIYLSSYFASILWSTTFVYYIVFVLGKSTSVSGMLQSLSIVSVPVTILAGYIVTKISPRSLYLFGYSLILISAIDWVFIGLTKPAGIMIWLIVGTLLYEIGLYILYFVPWNVFPFIPDVDTLVTGKNRAGLFASVMVFINQISQGLASVVAGYLLDVSGFRQSTSGAVSQPASATNMILFIVSGGVGIMILIAMFFASRFHLSKKTFNVLAAELTRLQKGGSMKDVKPDTKRVCEQLTGVPYDSIEFWRRNDQKTSTPADTSTK, encoded by the coding sequence ATGCAAAATAAAAAAGGCGTTGTCCACGACGGTTGGGACGAATACGCTTCTAAGAGTATTTACCATGCTCGTGGTAAGAAGATCGGAATTGGCCGATCATTAGGATTCGGTGTCTTTTCAATGTTCAGTATTTCCATGCAAGGTTTGGTTGGTGCGTGGTTGCTGTTCTTCTACACCACATTTTGTGGCTTGTCAGCTGGTCAAGGTGCGACTATCTTCCTGATTGGCCGGGTTGCCGATGCAATTGCTTCACTGGTCATGGGCAATATCTCTGATAATATTTACAAGTATAAGATCGGCCGGATGTTTGGCCGTCGCCACATCTTCATTTTGGCAGCTGCACCATCTGTCCTGTTTGCAATCACTTTATGGGTTGCCGGGATGAGTTACTGGTACTATCTGATCACCTACGTCATCACGACTGTCTTGATGTCAGTGTTACAGATTCCTTGGGAAACACTGCCAAATGAAATGACCAAGGATTACAACGAACGGACGACCCTGTCAACAACGCGGATGGTGATTGCCGGTTTGGGTAACATGTTAGCTCAATTTGTGCCAGCCCAACTGTTCCGCTTCTATCCGAAAACGTCCCCGATGCCATATCTGATTATGCAGATCATGTTCTCAGTTGTCACTTTCTTCTTGATTCTGATTACCTATAAGACAACATGGGAACACTTCGTAACCAAGAATGAAGCTAAGAAGTTAGCAGCTCAAGCGCTTGAAGATAACGGCGGTAAGAAGAGTTCACTGAAGTCAGAACTACGCAACTACTTCTCTACCTTCAAGATTAAGAGTTTCCGTACGCACATGGGAATTTATCTGAGTTCTTACTTCGCTTCGATTCTATGGTCCACCACATTTGTTTACTACATTGTCTTCGTACTTGGTAAATCAACAAGTGTATCCGGTATGTTGCAATCGTTAAGTATTGTATCTGTACCAGTTACCATTTTAGCTGGTTACATTGTGACTAAGATTTCACCACGTTCCTTGTACCTGTTTGGCTATTCCTTGATTTTAATCAGTGCTATTGACTGGGTCTTCATTGGTTTAACTAAGCCAGCCGGCATTATGATCTGGCTGATTGTTGGCACGTTGCTTTATGAAATTGGTTTGTACATCCTTTACTTTGTTCCGTGGAATGTCTTTCCGTTCATTCCTGATGTGGATACCTTGGTTACTGGTAAGAACCGTGCTGGCTTGTTTGCGTCAGTCATGGTCTTCATCAACCAGATCAGTCAAGGCCTGGCCTCAGTTGTTGCTGGATACCTGCTTGATGTTTCCGGTTTCCGCCAGTCCACAAGCGGTGCGGTTAGCCAGCCTGCAAGTGCCACAAATATGATTCTGTTTATCGTTTCTGGCGGCGTGGGCATTATGATCCTGATCGCGATGTTCTTTGCGAGCCGGTTCCACCTCAGTAAGAAGACCTTTAATGTCTTAGCCGCTGAGTTAACCCGTTTACAAAAAGGCGGCAGCATGAAGGACGTTAAGCCTGATACCAAACGCGTTTGTGAACAATTGACAGGGGTACCATACGATTCAATTGAATTCTGGCGCAGAAACGATCAGAAGACTAGCACACCTGCTGACACGTCAACTAAATAA
- a CDS encoding S1C family serine protease: MDNGSHNFQETPQDQKPQRSAEKPKKNGLKQTAIVAVVAALIGGGVGGGTAYWAINHTTSLGVTDTSGKAGTTKISNVSVNQSSASEQAFAKVKGAVVSVVNMQKAESNSDGLDTFGGLEGIFGQDNQNNSSSSSSSSSLEEASEGSGVIYQKKDGKAYIVTNNHVVSGSDKLEVILSDGTKLTASLVGTDSTSDLAVLTIDGSKVNTVASFGDSSKIEAGQTVLAIGSPLGSQYATSVTQGIVSAKSRTVDVTDSSGNTTGQATVIQTDAAINSGNSGGPLINLSGQVIGINSMKLSGSSSSSSEGATIEGMGFAIPSDEVVSIINQLVENGKVVRPALGIEVRDLSTVSASQQKSVLKLPESVTGGVVVGGFTSGSSAKAAGLKQYDVITALDGVSVSNTAALHTQLYKHKVGDTVKLTLYRKGEQQTVSIKLSQTTSDLKN, translated from the coding sequence ATGGATAACGGAAGTCATAACTTTCAGGAGACGCCACAGGATCAGAAGCCGCAACGGTCGGCGGAAAAACCGAAGAAGAATGGTTTGAAGCAGACTGCAATTGTTGCTGTTGTGGCTGCCTTGATTGGTGGCGGTGTTGGTGGTGGTACTGCCTATTGGGCGATCAACCATACGACAAGCCTTGGCGTGACCGACACCTCTGGTAAAGCCGGAACGACCAAGATTTCCAATGTTTCAGTCAATCAAAGCAGTGCTTCAGAGCAGGCTTTTGCAAAGGTTAAAGGCGCAGTCGTCTCAGTTGTTAACATGCAAAAGGCTGAAAGTAACAGCGATGGGCTGGATACTTTTGGCGGGCTTGAAGGCATTTTTGGCCAGGATAACCAAAATAACAGTAGTTCGAGCAGTAGTTCATCAAGTCTTGAAGAGGCCAGCGAAGGTTCTGGTGTTATTTATCAAAAGAAAGATGGCAAGGCTTATATTGTCACCAATAACCATGTGGTGAGCGGTTCGGATAAGCTTGAAGTTATTTTGAGCGATGGAACCAAACTGACAGCCAGTTTAGTCGGAACCGATTCAACGTCTGACTTGGCGGTTTTGACAATTGATGGCAGTAAGGTTAACACAGTTGCCAGCTTTGGCGACTCTAGCAAGATTGAAGCCGGGCAAACTGTCTTGGCAATCGGGTCGCCGCTGGGCTCACAATATGCTACCAGTGTGACGCAAGGGATTGTCAGTGCGAAGAGTCGTACCGTTGATGTGACCGATAGCAGTGGTAACACCACCGGACAGGCAACGGTTATTCAAACGGATGCCGCGATCAACTCAGGGAACTCAGGTGGCCCGTTGATCAATCTGTCAGGTCAGGTTATCGGAATTAATTCAATGAAGCTATCCGGAAGCTCGAGCAGCAGTTCTGAAGGAGCAACGATTGAAGGGATGGGCTTCGCGATTCCAAGTGATGAAGTCGTTTCGATCATCAATCAACTGGTCGAAAATGGTAAAGTTGTTCGGCCAGCGCTAGGCATTGAAGTGCGCGACTTGTCCACCGTTTCTGCTAGTCAGCAAAAATCCGTTTTGAAGCTACCTGAAAGTGTTACCGGTGGGGTCGTTGTCGGCGGCTTTACCAGTGGTAGCAGTGCTAAGGCGGCAGGATTGAAACAGTATGATGTCATCACTGCGCTGGATGGTGTCAGCGTCTCCAATACCGCTGCGCTACACACGCAACTGTATAAGCATAAAGTCGGCGATACCGTCAAACTGACCTTGTATCGTAAAGGTGAGCAGCAAACCGTTTCTATAAAACTTTCACAGACAACAAGTGATTTGAAGAATTAA
- a CDS encoding MBL fold metallo-hydrolase, which produces MVIVGEDFGMRVSVLASSSSGNATYIETPGHKVLVDAGLSGKKIEALMKSIGRDLTDVDSVFITHEHSDHVRGVGVLARRYPQLNVYANAKTFAALPKSVGKIPEAQLRLFDMGTTLTLGDLDVESFGVSHDAAAPQFYQFHHDGKAFTILTDTGYVSDRVAGTIRDADAYVMECNHDLEMLRTGPYPWPLKQRILSDQGHLSNEDGADALMDVIGLRTKRIYLGHLSPHNNNKPLAHLTVASLLAQQGLAVDHDFHIYDTDPAVADPLFVV; this is translated from the coding sequence ATGGTGATCGTGGGCGAAGATTTTGGGATGCGTGTCAGTGTCCTTGCCAGCAGCAGCTCAGGTAACGCAACCTATATTGAAACGCCTGGTCACAAGGTGTTAGTGGATGCCGGTTTGTCAGGCAAGAAAATAGAAGCACTGATGAAGAGCATCGGTCGAGATCTAACCGATGTTGACAGTGTTTTTATCACGCATGAACATAGCGATCATGTGCGTGGTGTAGGCGTGTTGGCGCGACGTTATCCGCAGCTCAACGTTTATGCGAATGCCAAGACGTTTGCAGCTTTACCAAAAAGTGTGGGCAAAATCCCTGAAGCACAGCTGCGGTTGTTTGATATGGGGACAACTTTGACGTTAGGTGACTTGGATGTGGAAAGTTTTGGCGTTTCGCATGATGCTGCCGCGCCTCAGTTTTACCAATTTCATCATGACGGCAAGGCCTTCACTATCCTAACCGACACGGGCTACGTTTCAGATCGGGTTGCCGGGACGATTCGCGATGCCGATGCGTATGTGATGGAATGCAATCACGACCTTGAAATGTTGCGGACGGGTCCGTATCCGTGGCCGTTGAAGCAACGGATTTTAAGCGATCAAGGGCACCTGTCCAATGAGGATGGTGCGGATGCCTTGATGGATGTCATCGGTTTGCGGACGAAGCGGATTTATCTGGGGCATTTATCACCGCATAACAACAATAAGCCACTGGCGCATTTAACCGTGGCGTCGTTGTTGGCACAGCAAGGTCTGGCGGTGGATCATGACTTTCATATTTATGACACTGACCCGGCAGTTGCCGACCCGTTGTTTGTTGTGTGA
- a CDS encoding iron-sulfur cluster biosynthesis family protein — protein MKITIKPAAVTYLNEHVAKDQHLFLALDDGSSKYSKLGGSCAIGNKYQIVVTNQDDQDYALPLENDAGLKLTTGDPETDYFGSGLTLDFKNASLALRDDSGILDGAVTLNQVTSTPQNDDKRREEMKSLGGKIC, from the coding sequence ATGAAAATCACGATTAAACCAGCTGCAGTGACGTACTTGAACGAGCACGTTGCAAAGGATCAACATTTGTTTCTGGCATTAGATGATGGCTCAAGTAAGTATTCGAAACTAGGCGGCTCCTGTGCTATTGGCAATAAGTACCAAATTGTTGTGACCAATCAGGACGACCAAGACTATGCACTGCCACTGGAAAATGATGCGGGCTTGAAGCTGACCACAGGCGATCCGGAAACCGATTATTTCGGAAGCGGCCTGACGCTTGATTTTAAAAATGCTTCGTTAGCCTTGCGTGATGATAGTGGTATTTTAGACGGTGCCGTTACCCTTAATCAGGTAACTTCAACGCCGCAAAACGATGACAAACGCCGTGAGGAAATGAAATCGCTAGGCGGCAAGATTTGTTAA